In Nitrososphaerota archaeon, one genomic interval encodes:
- a CDS encoding nitroreductase family protein, giving the protein MMDVFEAATKRIEVKEYEDKPVSAEIIWKILEAGRLSPSAMNMQPWRFIVVRDRSTLRKIGELSPTGKFITGAAFAIAVAVDPDDKWYQVDTARAAQSMMLVAWSLGVGSRWVGGIERDEVKKLLKIPDSLQLLTVLPFGYPKHSVKGVKDRKPLQQVAFLEKYGEPWPKQTVKLP; this is encoded by the coding sequence ATGATGGATGTTTTCGAAGCTGCTACAAAAAGGATTGAGGTTAAGGAATACGAAGACAAGCCGGTTTCTGCCGAGATTATTTGGAAGATCCTTGAGGCTGGGAGACTATCGCCTAGCGCTATGAACATGCAGCCGTGGAGATTCATCGTAGTCAGAGACAGAAGCACGCTTAGGAAAATCGGTGAACTTAGCCCCACCGGGAAATTCATAACTGGTGCTGCGTTTGCAATCGCTGTGGCAGTCGATCCGGATGATAAATGGTATCAGGTGGATACAGCTCGGGCCGCGCAGAGCATGATGCTGGTTGCCTGGAGCCTAGGTGTAGGTTCGCGTTGGGTTGGCGGGATCGAGCGGGATGAGGTTAAGAAGCTCCTCAAAATACCTGATAGTCTGCAGCTTCTAACAGTTTTGCCGTTTGGCTACCCGAAACACTCAGTTAAGGGAGTTAAGGATCGTAAGCCGCTGCAGCAGGTCGCTTTCCTTGAAAAATATGGGGAACCTTGGCCGAAGCAAACCGTAAAGCTACCATGA
- a CDS encoding PepSY domain-containing protein yields the protein MTVSKTELIVIAVAVAALITFASLAIYANANMQYSALGYQRQNQGYGSGMMGGGIGGSGMMGGDAGGMMGGYNYPNYQQASPNNNDQPQQFYGQGMMCGGMMGGAGGGMMGSGGMMSGGMMGYYQKVPTALTHAQAEQVANVFLTALKNSSLTIGDFDEYSNNFYLSIIDKRTGNGVLEVLIDRFTGSVYPEPQSMMWNTGYNSMGRMMGGGMMGGGSYYTGNGTVTVTPDQAKKIAQKFLNVTYPGTTVGDVETFPGYYTIETTLNGQTYGMLSINGYTGAIWYHTWHGMFITALK from the coding sequence ATGACAGTTAGTAAAACCGAGTTAATAGTAATCGCGGTAGCGGTTGCAGCACTAATCACATTCGCATCCCTCGCGATATATGCGAATGCCAATATGCAGTACTCTGCATTGGGATACCAGCGGCAGAATCAAGGATACGGCTCTGGAATGATGGGTGGAGGAATAGGAGGCAGCGGTATGATGGGTGGGGATGCTGGCGGAATGATGGGGGGTTACAACTACCCGAATTATCAGCAAGCATCACCTAACAACAACGATCAGCCTCAGCAATTCTATGGACAAGGAATGATGTGTGGGGGCATGATGGGAGGAGCAGGAGGGGGCATGATGGGTAGTGGCGGTATGATGAGTGGTGGAATGATGGGTTACTACCAGAAGGTTCCAACTGCCCTGACACATGCCCAGGCGGAGCAGGTTGCTAACGTCTTTCTTACCGCTCTAAAGAACTCCAGTCTTACTATAGGCGATTTTGACGAGTACTCCAACAACTTTTACCTATCAATTATTGATAAACGCACAGGTAACGGTGTACTAGAGGTTCTTATCGACCGTTTCACAGGCTCAGTTTACCCAGAACCTCAGAGCATGATGTGGAACACAGGATACAATAGTATGGGCAGGATGATGGGTGGGGGCATGATGGGTGGCGGTAGTTACTACACGGGCAACGGCACAGTGACAGTTACACCGGATCAGGCTAAGAAGATCGCGCAGAAGTTCCTAAACGTCACTTACCCTGGAACAACAGTCGGTGATGTGGAAACATTCCCAGGATACTATACTATTGAGACAACTCTCAACGGACAAACCTACGGGATGCTCAGCATCAACGGCTACACAGGCGCAATCTGGTATCACACTTGGCACGGCATGTTCATCACTGCACTAAAGTAG
- a CDS encoding PCYCGC domain-containing protein, producing MPKPNFKTKKKEKNSSNLLGIIFVIAIVAVGAAIFYVTATRNQVNTGGIELPKYAYTTDQVTQAYVASKQLTNVFKYMPCYCGCGTTGHPVPHNNLHDCFIQPNGDWNQHAAGCSTCVDIATTVWSKLRDKSTPYDIRQMIDREYSNGNYPPSTPTPMPPQ from the coding sequence ATGCCTAAACCTAACTTCAAAACTAAGAAGAAAGAAAAGAACAGCAGTAACTTGCTTGGGATAATTTTCGTAATCGCCATAGTTGCGGTAGGGGCGGCGATCTTCTATGTGACCGCTACAAGAAACCAAGTTAACACCGGCGGTATCGAGCTTCCAAAATACGCCTACACAACTGATCAAGTCACGCAAGCATATGTGGCATCAAAGCAACTAACTAACGTATTCAAGTACATGCCCTGCTACTGCGGCTGCGGTACAACCGGTCATCCAGTGCCGCACAACAACCTACACGACTGCTTCATTCAACCCAACGGCGATTGGAACCAGCATGCAGCAGGCTGCAGCACCTGCGTAGACATCGCTACAACTGTATGGTCAAAACTGAGAGACAAATCTACGCCCTACGATATTCGTCAAATGATCGATCGAGAATACTCGAACGGCAACTATCCTCCATCAACACCCACTCCGATGCCCCCGCAATAG